In Acanthochromis polyacanthus isolate Apoly-LR-REF ecotype Palm Island chromosome 9, KAUST_Apoly_ChrSc, whole genome shotgun sequence, the DNA window AGAGGACGCAGCACATCATCATTCACAATAAAAACTATATTCAAGTGCACAGTCAGACCTACATCCATTTACTGCAAAGTAACAATAAACATGATGGAGTTTTACTACATTTTGTTAATATAAGCCAACAAATAtcaattaaaatacaaaaaaacatgactttttgtctgtttttaatagCTGTGAAACAAGCATTCAATTAGCAAATCATGACTCCAAAAGAAAAACGATAGCAGCAGTAGGAATAGTAATCGCAGTAAGTAGTCCAAAGGAGTACTATGACAATAATCTTAGTtcttaacttaaaaaaatactgagatAGCATCTTAAAATTGCAGGTTTTATCCCAAAAAGCAGTCCAAAACCCAAACATATCACATTTACAGCAAATCTATAAAACAGAGAAGGTGAAACAACCAAACAGTATtttcaaaaatctaatttatcaAAACCACATCTGATTAGCTTTACATGCATGAAATGtgcattaaatgtttaaaaaaacatttaatgcaCAATGCAACAATGAAACATCACATTACATTCAATTTGTCTGTGAGCATGCAGATTTATGCAAGtgtgaaaaagagagaaaaggtgaagagaaaaataataaaacaaagagaCATACATACTTaatgctgtctgtgtgtgtcttgtacTCCATGATGGTGTTGGGAGGCAGGTTGAGGACTCTGCGTAGGGTGTCTCTGATGCGGGCGGTGGTCGCCTGGTCACTTGCTGTTTTGTTCCAGATGGAGATTATGTCCTCCTGAGCAAAGacataaagaaaaagaatgtCTGAGTgtgatgaaataaagcagatTATGACTTTATGAGacagttgtgtgtctgttttaccTGGAAACGTACTGATACCACAGCCCCACAGATCTCCTCTCCTACCATGAACTGTTCACCCAGCATGGCCAGGATCAGGTTCTCCCAGCATCGAGACGCCAGGCCTTTCCTCAGACGAATGATCCACTTTCCACCCATCTTATTGGCATCATCCTAAAaacatgcaggttttttttagTTATGGAGCACAATACATTAAATGTACAATAGTGTCAACATGATACTGTCTATATACAGTATGTTAGAGCtgcttttaaaattgaaattcatGGGGTCTTTGATAAACTTTCCAGAAAAGTGTTTCACAAACTAGTGAGTAAGCTTAACTTTCAGGCACCATCTGCTCAACTGTGACACATACTTCCCTACATATGCTGCACACAGTGCTGAGTATTGCAAAATATGGTGTTGTAGTTTAACAAACTGTGTGATGACACCATTTCTAAATTACCCCAAGCATCTTTTTCTGTAGTATGTTCTGCAAAAGAAAATTCTGACATATGTTGTTTGATATACAAATACTGATATATCAGTGAGAGACCAACATTAATGGATAATAGCAGCCACTCAATTCACCAGTTAGGCTCTAATATGCAACAAAACATGCATTATTTTAGCGCACACATAGGATGAGAAAATGCAAGATGTCAGTAAATATACTCACCTCCCACATGGGTTTAATGCCTTCTTTGAAGAGGTGGAAATCACTATGACCCGTCAGGTCACCAGGTCGGATCATGTGACTATAAAAACGCCAAAACTGCTCCACCTTGGGAAGgagaaaatgtttacattgaCAGCTGTTACAGAATGAGTCAGCAAAGCTTGTATGTAGAGACTGTGTCTGGCTGAGGTGATAAACAAAAGCAGAAGGGTGTCCCCTCCCTATTTATGCCCTTTAAAGAGATTATGAGTAGTGACAGACCGAAGCGAAGCTGCCAATCTGTTTGATGTTCTGTTCGTAGCTCTGAGTGCTGGCCGGCCTCCCCGGGGTGCGTCTCGAGTACCAAAAGGTATAGTTGTACTGAAGAGGATGCTCTCCTGCCCCTGGAACCACCATCTGCCAAGGACAAGGAAGTCACTTAGTCATGTTATTAACGTACAAGCCGCAAATACATGTGTGACAGTCTTTAACAGTCCTCACTTTTTTCTTTGAAGTGTTCTGTTCTTTGTCTTCgtcttctgttttttccttctcaCTGTCTTTCGGTGAGCCTTGGTCCTGGTCGTGATCTCCACTGTCATCATCTTTCAGACTGGGTTTAATGGAAACACAGgagccaatttttttttaaaagaaaaaaaaaatcatgcatttGCTAGTTTAAATATAGGGGGTCATACACTCTTTGACAGTTAATTAAAAGGGCTGCAATAGATTCTGCTTCcaataaagtacatttttataGACGTCTTTAATCAACACTATGGTCAGTGGAAGCTGTcatttgtgctgctgtgttACAACGACTAGTATTTCTAATATTTAGTGTGGCGTCATTGAAATAAATAGGGCTATCAtgacacaacaaaacagaacattaaCTGTAATCCTGGTAAAGGGAGGATTTATAGCTCGGCTGCTGTACCGTGCTGCTTCAGTGTGAGGTGGGTGAACCTGATAAACTGGCAATTCAGAGTACTTTCCCCCTGTGGCCTGCAAGATGTACACCTATATTAAACCACATGCACAAAACTCCACTTAAACTATCTCCAGTATCGATAGCAGCTGTCTGTCCGTCAGTCACGGTGTCAGTTTATATCCGTATCTTTAGGGCCATGGGAGTCGAGTTTAAGCCGAGAATGCACGTACATTCCCCGGCCTCAGAACAATTACCACGCCGAGGCTTCGCGGCCTACCCGCCTTCCGCAAGGCTAAGCTACAGCTAACAACACACCTCATTCCGCAATGTAAACCACTATTTTCTCTTCGTTAGCGCTTCCTTTGGTTTTACATGCACCCGTGTGTGTGGACGTCGCTTTCTTGGTAGTTTAAAAGCGCACACGGTGCATGCAGGACCATGCAATAGAGCTGACACACCTCTCTCTTTTACACGCAAAGCAGCTTTCGTTAACGTTATGCTCCCCGGTGAATTTGCAGACCCCACGGAGAGCCCACTCCACTGCGCATATTCCACGGAAACTTTTGGGTTACTCACGCGTCAAATTTGTTGTTCATTATTTTCTAGGTGGGAGCCTTTCGGAGTCCGACCACAGCCTCCTGAATTCCGCAGGAACGGCGACGCGCACAGTACAGCCACGTGGGCGCGCATGCTGTGTGTTTGGTGGTGAGcgtggagaggtcagaggttaCACACAGCTTTAATCCAATGCATTCATTTAACACTCGTAAATATGCATGAGCcccaaaatatacacacatgaAGCTCATATTAAAATATGAAGCACCAAGTtgtgtttgaacattttattcatCAAATCTCATCATTTCCAGTcataataaatacacaacagtaCCATTCTGATCAGTTAATTATAGCTTTTCTAAAAGTCTGTTCTCTGTGGCTCCAGTGGAATAATCAGAAACCctcagcacacagacacacatcaccACACATGCAGCCTCGACACAAAGAGGACCGGCGGCTTCTTCATACAAACCGTCTTCCTCTGATGTGCCGCATCCCTCGTTTCATCCCTTCCGTCCCTCCGCTTGTCATCTGTTCTTGCGGCCACTTCAAACGGCAGCTCTGTTCAGGTCCAAGCAGAGCCATGGACCGAGTCTGGGGGTACAGAAAGGGAGCCGGAGGGTGAGGATGGAGTTCGGGAGTGAGCAGACTTCTATTGGTCCGGCCTGACTTTTTTGTTCGTTGGGTAACTGTAGGCAGGTTTGTTAATAAAGACTGTGACAAAcctggtgtttgtgtgtaggaGCAGACAGTGCAGGCTAGATAGGAAGAAGAGTGTCTGGGGGTGAGGGATGGGAGGAAAGCTCTGTGATGGTATGGCACGGTATGGTGTGGTGTGGTTTGGTTGGCTCTGCTGTGGCAGACCATCCCCTCGCCCCTTGCCCCCTAGCCTCTGTGAGGACCTTCATGAGAGGGCCCTTTGTTCCGGGCCGGCAGGCGCACCagtgagtgaatgagtgagAGCAGTGGCGGCCTTCTTCAGTGGCGGCTGTTTGTTTACACCAACCAGTCCCGTCATACTTCATTAGCAGCCCAACCCACCGACAACCTCTGATGTCCTAATCGCCAATGAGTGTGTAGCTGCCCATCAGCCCAGAGCCTCAGCGGTTCAGGATAAAGGGGTTTCTGGGATTCCCACTAAATCTGCCTGCCTTGTCAGCCACTCATGGTACAcgtacatacatgcacacacaaacacacacagacacacacatgtccTCTGTGGCGAGGGTAGATGGTAGAGCTGGTTCTTTCATCGTGGGCCAAGAGGCACAGGGAGGTGAGTCAACGTCAGTGGAGCAGCAACAGTCCCAGAGAACTAGCTCCGCATCACAGAGATGTGAGAAACCTGCCGCCCAGAGACAAAGCAACACAGAGGGGTTATTCAGTGCTGCCATCTTCTGACCACAGTCACGAAAGAGAACGTTAAACATGTATATCTAAGCTATGCACATAAAAAATTAGTCTCCCTGAGCTGTCCTTGATACAGGACTTGCTGTTAACTATTTGATTTGTTGAGTCTGGTAGGAAGTAAAACACAGTAGGAGACAAGATGCTGCCTCAACAGTGAAGTTTTTGCTCACAATGTaggaaaatccatccatccatccattctctacacaccactttatcctcactagggtcgcggggggtgctggagcctatctcagctgactcaggcgaaggcaatGTAGGAAAATACAGGTGCAATTATTTTGTAGATTGGTATGACTGTTGGCTTCAAACATTAGTGGGACATTGTCAAGCATATCTGACCTTAAAATGATGAGTTTAAATTGTTTGATTTGTCTTGACAGCTGTGCAAAACTCAAAACACTGGACTGGATATAAAGGGAACaacaaatcctcacatttgagaagctgtgACTATataaagatgcatttt includes these proteins:
- the eif4e2 gene encoding eukaryotic translation initiation factor 4E type 2 isoform X2, coding for MNNKFDALKDDDSGDHDQDQGSPKDSEKEKTEDEDKEQNTSKKKMVVPGAGEHPLQYNYTFWYSRRTPGRPASTQSYEQNIKQIGSFASVEQFWRFYSHMIRPGDLTGHSDFHLFKEGIKPMWEDDANKMGGKWIIRLRKGLASRCWENLILAMLGEQFMVGEEICGAVVSVRFQEDIISIWNKTASDQATTARIRDTLRRVLNLPPNTIMEYKTHTDSIKYSLGRLPWSGEC
- the eif4e2 gene encoding eukaryotic translation initiation factor 4E type 2 isoform X1, with protein sequence MNNKFDALKDDDSGDHDQDQGSPKDSEKEKTEDEDKEQNTSKKKMVVPGAGEHPLQYNYTFWYSRRTPGRPASTQSYEQNIKQIGSFASVEQFWRFYSHMIRPGDLTGHSDFHLFKEGIKPMWEDDANKMGGKWIIRLRKGLASRCWENLILAMLGEQFMVGEEICGAVVSVRFQEDIISIWNKTASDQATTARIRDTLRRVLNLPPNTIMEYKTHTDSIKAWEDFHGLVNASGGR